The nucleotide window CTTCCTTAGTGCTTTGAAGGAACAGAGGAACCAGATAAACTGTTCCTTACTAAACCAACACCTCTCTTTCTTCTAAGATAATTCTTACCACACTGTTCATGTTGCAGAGGGGAATGTTGTCCAAAATTCACCTGTTAGGACAGTGCCCTAAGCTTAGGGGCCTCCAAATAGGCACAGAGAGGCCACAAAAaagatcaagagaggttctcctcttctactctgctgtggtgaggcctcgtctggaatattgtgtccagttctgggcccctcagctcaagaacggcctcagggaactgcttgaaagagtccattGCAGAATgtctcccttgtgaggaaaggctgagggagctggggctctttagcttaaAGAAGAGGGGACTGTGGGAtaacctcattcatgtttataaagatgtgcagggcagtgttggaggatggagccaggctctgctcagtgatgcccaataataggacaaggggcaatgggcgcaagctggagcagaggaggttccacgtgaacatcagaaaaaaattttcactgtgggggtgacagaggcctggaacaggctgcccagagaggtcatggagtctcctctgTAGACATTCCCCTCCTGGTtgcgttcctgtgtggtctggcataggtgaccctgctccagcagaggggttggactggatgatcttttaaggtcccttctaacccctaacattctgtgactctgcgaaccctgctgctgggagggcaTAAATGCTGAGACAGCTCTTCAAATATCACATTCTAAAGTGCTACAATTGGTTGGGATATCAGGAAAGGTAGAAgtgtaattattttaattctggTGGCAAATGAAGGTGGCTTAATAAAGATTTAGAATTCTGTTCTCCTCCTTTGTGCTTTCTCTTAGTTCTCCGTATCTGTCTGCATGTTGGACCTTATCCctgttttttcagttttatggTTTGCCATGGCAGATGCCGACCTTTGAGATGTTCAGGTCTCTCTTTGGACAGTTACTGAATGGAACAATTAAATGCTAGAAATTAGGAATAAGTGAATAAAAGGATAAATTAAGAATAGAAATATCATTACAGAATTTTGGCTCTACTAAGTTCAGTATATTTGCTAACTTTGTTATCAAACCTCCTCCAAGTATTTCTTGTGCCCAATTGTTGTGAAAGCAAAAACAGAACCTTAATTTTGTTCTGATTTGTGAAattgttaacaaaaaaaaaaatttgttctTCCAGGGTGAGCAGAAGAGGTAACTGGTTTAGATGGTAGATCTGCAGTCTTTTGTGGTACTGAAGAATACTTTTAGGGTAGAATTACATTTGTGTTTCATAAATAAATCTGACAGGCACCTCTAGTATCTGCTAGGATAGTAAAACTAACACATTTTAACTGTGGAACGTTTGGAGTACGCAGAGTTCAAATGGCAGCCTCACAGTTCTTCCCCTCTGCAGAGATTAACATGTTTAGGTTTAGCTCTTGGAGAGGGCACAGAGCTTGTACCAATCACAGAAAGTCTGTCCTGCATTTGAAATACTGAATTGTTAGAGAAGGAGCTAGTTCTAAATAATTACGCTTTCCTAATTTCCTAATGTGCTTTGATGCCAGTAAGGATGTGCAAATGTCCATCGTTATTGGCACTCAGAGTGTGCTTTAGCAAAGATTCCCCTGCTGTTCTCTTCAGGCCAGGATAACGCTGTAGGGAGCTTTGCTGCAACAAAGCAGAACTGTAGATTGTTAGGGGTACTTTTCACTCTTTctttagaatttttttctttaatatttcagCAATGTTAACCTCACCTTGACTCCTTTCTAgtccaaggagcagctgaaaagcatactttgaggaagaaaatgaaaaagaaatagtgaaaaggaaaattaagaagaaaaatgctcGAAATGTATGTCACAAATCAGTAAAACTATTCTTAAATGCTTATTTTTCAATCTGGTTCTGTTTTACCCTGAGCAGCAATATTGATAAATGGGGAGGAACCATGCTACCTACTAATCACATAACATTTGTACAAGGAGCAGGAGCTCTTTAAGAAAGACAAATCACTGCTGTATTACAGAATGAGAAGCATAACAAGCAGGGAAACAAGAGCCCAAAGCAAATGGAAAAGCTGATTTCCATTGACAGCCATTCTTGCTCCTAAAAGCCTCTCCAAGGACTCGCTCTTAGCCTGAAGCTTTCAGCGTGGAAGCGTGCCCTGCTGCAACCACTGACACCACCAGTCTTAGGCTAGTGTTACAATCCCACTCACTGACTGACTgctgagaaagaaagcaagccacTAGAAGCCATTTGGATGTGGCAACAAGCTACTGCAAGGTCTCCAGCACTGCTTCTTCCATTTACTTTTGTTCTTCCCAGatagaaataactttttttttttctcaagtccCTGGAGGGGATGCTGGCTAAGCTTTTGAGTGAGCATTAGAAGAATAGCAGCTCTTAGGATTCACATGAAGTTTTCTAAACCACCTCAGGCATATGTATTGTGCTTATCTGGGTGGGTTTCTTCCCttcttacacagaatcacagactgttaggggtaggaagagacctccagagataatcaagtccaaccccattgccaaagcaggatcacctagggcaggccatgTAGGAacgcatccaagtgggttttgaaagtctccagagaaggaggctccacaatctctctgggcagtctgctccagggctccaggacccttacagtaaagaagtttgtcctcatgttgaggtggaacttcccatgTTCCAGTTTATTCCTTGTATTACTGAGCACCATGgtaaagagcctggcaccttcatcttcaTACCCGctcctcagatattcatagacattaataagatcccttctcagccttctcttctcaagatggaacagccccaggtctctcagtcttcataggagagatttTCAagtcctttcatcatccttgtagcttctgttagactctctccagtagactCTTGTCTCAAGAAGGTGGTGCATACTTATTGTAGTCTTGGGTATGgaggtgttttgttgttgatattttgggttgtttttttggtgacaTTTAAAAACTATCCTGTCACATACCATTTTCCCTCCTCCAGCAAGGTTTTGCTGATCCTTTCCTCCTAGCTTAAAGCTTTGCATACAAAGTGCTAAACATTCAGAGCACCTTGCGaacactttttcttcttccttctgttcctctttgccattgctgtttgtttttgaaaAGTGAATCATTGTCCTCAATGGAGATGCTCACTCTGGAATTTCTACACGTTTTCTAAAAAGGCCATAAAAACCATCACTGAAACACAATTGGAAGAGCAATCCCCTAAGACAAGTTCTGTTTCTAGATACATCACAAGTAACTGCACAATGCTCCCTAAATCCTGAGTTACATTGTGCTGCACTATTGGTGCAATACCACAAAATTGCCTGAAATCATATTtctgtatagaatcataggatgggattggaagggacctcaaaaggtcatctagtccaaccccctctgcggtcagcagggacaccctccactagattaggttgctcagagtcctgtccagcctgaccttgagtatctccaggcatggggcctcaatcatctacttgggcaacctattgcagtgttccactaccctcatggtaaaaaaacCTGTTGcaaacatctaatctgaatctgctcttctctaatctcaaaccattgctcctcatcctatcactgcaggcctttggaaagatccctctgcagccttcttgtagcccccttcaggtactgcaaagctgctattaggtctccccagagcctcctcttctccgggctgaacaacgccagctccctcagcctgtcctcatagcagagctgctccagtcccctgttcatcttcatggctctcttctggaccctcttctGAAGCACACTCCATGAGGACTATGTCTTGTGTATTGTCATTCAGACCTTTGACCACGGAGGAATCATtatagaatggattgggttagaagagaccttaaagaccatctagttccaacctccctgccatggacagggacacctcccactagaccaaatTGCTTAAATATATATCTTTAGATACTTTTTGTTTCATCCCTGTTCATTTGGATGGCAAACCAAGAATGAAGAGGGCACCTTCCTTATTTGAATTAAATTTTATTACTATATCTTCTGTAattttaactgatttttttggttgtttgggttttggtttttattctgTGATGTTTGGCAGAATGTAAATTGTTTGGCAATCATCTAAGTGCATCCAATTAATATTTCTCATAGCAGGATTGTGTGTCATAGCATTTGGCAGTGCTTTGTTTAGGTAATGTCCAGAGAATATGCTGTGAATAGATTGTGTTCTGGATAAATAAGTTAGGCATTTAagtcaaaagcagtgtgactaATGTGGGATATCAAATTCTCTAAGACTTGCAGTTCTATAAATGCTTGGAGAATGCATGCAGGAAAATATAAGCCATTTCCTAACCTTGGCTTTGATTGCACCACATAGCTTAATTCTGGTGTTTGCATTGCAACCAGCTTGGGCGATCTCCACACTGATGGGGGACTGATGTTCTCCACTAGCATCCAGTTCTTCATTACCACAGTCAGTATAAAAGCCTGCTGGTCAGGTTGGCTTCATCAAGATCTTTTCACTGGTGTAGATTCTCTGGCCTATGAGTAAAATATGTTTTAGCCTATTTAATGGATATTTTTATGATTTGGAAGCATAAAAATATGTCCAGCTTGGTAAGATCTTGCACATTAGGCCAATATGGCTCTGCTTACtgtagagggggttggactagatgacctttggaggtcccttccaactgagaccattctatgatctgaatATCACAGCAGGAGTGCTTAGGAGCAGTTCTGCAATAGCAAAGTGCCATTGCAAGGACTGTGCTAGGCAAGGCTGAAAATTTACTGTTTGAAACCAGAATTGGTCTGGTGTGTAGATACCTAATAGATACTAAGATGAGCCACTAAGATGCTAAGGGGACTGGAACTTGGAAGGAAAGGCTAAGAGAGCTggatctgctcagcctggagaagaagagactgagcagAGATCTCATTAATACTTACCAAAATTTAAAGGAGTGTCAGGAGGGTGgaaccagactcttctcagtagtgtccagtgacaggacaaggggcaatggacataaactggaacacaggaggttccacctaaacataggGAAAAAATTTATCCctttgaggatggcagagcGCTAAagccaggttgcccagagaggctgtggagtttccagccctggaggcattcaaaacctgcctgggtgtcTTCCTGTGGGATTTattctgggtgaccctgctctggcaagggagttggacttgatgatcttcagaggcttgctctgatttatttctttttccgtCTTTCAAGTGAGTTTTGCCACATGCTAGTCTAATTTGCATTGTAAATTGAGTTCATCCAGCTTGTGGGACAAATAAGACCTAAACAGGTGCTCATAAAAGTATAATTTGCCAGACAAAATAAACAGTAGATTCTAGGGATTTCTGCTTATCATCTGAATAGGACAGTGACAGAGGGATCATTTTTCCCTGGAATGTGGGAGTGGGAGGAGGCCAGAAGGGTCTTTGAAGACCGAATTTAATTGATTCCTAGATGTAAccttttcctatttttcatTTGGAGCTTTTtggctctgctttcctcttcagaATGTGGGCAAATGTAATACAAACAAATCACCaccacctcaaaaaaaaacGCACCACAACTTATTTCTTTGAAGAGGACGTGGAACAAATTGTACAGAGTGGGAATTAAAGGAAGTTTTTAAGTGTATAGCAGCTACAAATTTCAGTACGTACTTGAAGtattggggtggggggtgttaAATATAAATACCATTACCATAAATTATTGTTCTGTGTGTTCTAAAGTGTTCTTAGCAAGAGAATATGTCTGTAGCAGAagattatttattcattttgttATGATATTTACCTTGAGCCTACTTGTCCATGATGAGAAGGAAGatcataaaaatcatagaatgctctgggttggaagggacctccaaagggcatctagtccaaccctctctacAGTAAgtaggggcatcctcaactagatcaggttgcccagagtcttgttgagcctcaccttcaatatctccaaggatagggcctcaactacctccctgggcaacttgttccagtgttccaccaccctcacagtaaagaacttgttcctaacagccaatctaaatctcctcacatttcaaaccatttcccctcatcatattgctgcaggcctttgcaaacagtccctctccagcctttttgtagccccttcaggtacctggAGGCCGCTGTTAGGTCCCcttgagtcttctcttctccaggctgaacaaccccagcttcctcagcctgtcctcatagcagaggtccAGCTtcctgatcatcttggtggccctcctctggttCCACTTCATTAGGTCCACgtctttcctgtgttgaggtctccagagctggctgttGGCTTTAGTTcagaggttttggggtttttttgaagtTTTGTTAACTGTGGGTTTCTGTAAAGCAGATTCTTGGCATTGTATGTATGGGCATATATATAACAGACCTCACCACTCATGGAGGTCCATTTTCAATTGGAAAGCAACAATCATTAATATTTTTGAAATAACTGGGGTGGGAGTGGGTTTAACCATCAAAATCATGCCTTTGTTGGATAACATGTGAAAAAGCACAGGAGGAACAAAGGATGGAGCTTCTTCAGTTTATGAAAGGAATTATATGAAGTAATTTGATGAAATAAACTGGGTTTGTTGAGCCTTGAGAacagaaggcttaggggagaccttattaccatggactggtacataaagggtggctaccaggaggatgaaGACTCCTTTTTCACATGCGTCCCATCGAAAAATCCCATGAAAAAGACTTGTCCCCATGGGGACAAGTCACTCCTGGGGCAATTCTCATTGGAATCCAGGAGAAAATTttcccccatgagaacagtcagacattgcAATCACCTCCCAGGAGAAGCAGTGGGTTCCCCTccattggacagttttaagactgaGTTTGACAGGCTGCTGGGTCACCTCATTTGAACTATAGTGTTATCTGgagaggttggaccagatgatctttggagtcccttctaacctggcattctgtgtgaGTTCCCCTAAACAGGACAGGACATAATAACAAAAAATCTTAGCAGCCTTAGGGGTTTCATAAATGCAGAGTGGCATTAGGTGCAGAAATCTCATTAATCGTTCCAAAAACCCTCTTGTTTTAGCCTTAATGCAAGGCAGCCTGAGCTAGAGAACTCTATCAAGGTGTATGAAGATCAGTGTGTGGTTTATATCTACCTGAAGCACACTCTGAAACTGAAtttatttctggttttatttattttggttttatttgttagTAGGTTAAGATGGTTCTAAGCACAAAGCCTTAGCTGCCCCATGTGTGGTGtctaaatttctttctttctcttcattttagCTAAACACAGGGCACAGATCACAGCTGACTACATCAAGTACAGAGGTGGGAAATGAAAGGAGTCAAaatttggaaagcagctctttgATGTCAGATCTTCTGAGTGATGTCCCCTTTGCCCTGGCACCACATGTGTTAGCAGTGCAGGGCAGCCGTAACGATGTTCCTGACCGGCTGCTCACCTGCGACATCAGTGAGAATTTATCAAGGTTTTGGTATGACTTTACGCTTGAAAATTCAGTGCTTTGTGACCCATAAtgcttgcttgatttttttttttctgtctgttgtCAAGGAACAAGTCTTAAGGTGAAGATAAAGACTGGTTTAatcaaattaatattttggGGGCCTGTTACTGGTGTTGCATCAACAGGATTGTTATTCACAGCTGTGTTATGCTTCTTAGCTTTAAGTGAGCTATAACGTAACCATGCTAAATATATCTGTTTATTGCCAAAGAAATTGGACAAAACTGGGTCAGCCTGAGCAGGAGACTGGCTGTTGGTGTGTACTTGCAGTGGGTAGGCTGCAGATACAAACATTTCATAACTTCAAGATGAAGTCTATTCAtgtctgtgctgttttgttgtttcactCAGAGATCCTTTTACATGTGTTAAGataattttctcattttctaccACTAGAAACCAGTATTGACACTGAAGCAATGCTGCTTTGCACAACTGGGCAGACAGCTTTTTGAGTTAAACCAAGCTTTAAGGCTTCAGAGTTAATTATGAGCAATTAAATAATAATGAAGGCTTACCAGAATTGGTAAAACTTATCCATTTCAAAGTGCAAATCAGttgctctgctcccttcccagtaGATGGTATTTTTGTCCATCCCATTTTGTGCCTGGAGAAGTCCTCCCTGCCTGCTTGTTGGCTGCTGTTTGTTCTCAGCACCACATGTGTTCCTGATTTATACACAGATCAGCTTTTCCACTTTAACCTCTTTGCCCCCTGGAGAAGGAAATCTCAGGACACACAATTTTAATGGTCACacccttctttttttaatttgtgtgcCAGAGATACAGATGGCAATGTTTAACAACAGGAAAACATTACATTGTTTCTTATCCAGCTAAATTAAATGGCTAAGTACCTAAACATGCCTTCTGACAGACCACTGTGTCCCCTGCTCACAAGCTTGAAGCCTGGTTTTCCCCAACTAAAACCAGAGCTGCTGTTGCATGACCAAAAGTTCTCTGATGTCCCATCATCATTTGTGATGAATAATGATCTGTGTCACACAAAAGACTGCACTTGTTTTCTCTTCAGGGTAGAATATTTATATCCTACCAAATGTGAGTAGCTATTTTCATCTAttttttgtgtttaaaatacaAACTTGCATCTTCTTGCAACGTTTGAGATAAATGCCATAAACGATGGAGAAATGAACATTGTGAATATGTCTTAGGTTGTTTTCatggtttagattttttttttaaatgtgtgtatttaatatttttgaaGTTTCAGGGAAGGTATCTGTGGTGCACTGCAATAAATAATTGCTAAATAAAAGTGAGTTATTTGTCACTTCTAAGAGTCAATACTGAGCTTCACCTATATTGGTTACTGTAGCTGTGACCATTCAGACTTCAGGGGAGCTTGAAGCTGGAAATTCAGTTTGGAAATCTTTTCTGTGTCATTTAAAAATGGGGGCCCTTCTGATTTAATACGTCCCACTTTCATCTGATCTACTCTGGGTGCTGTGTTGATGACATGCCATGGTTTAGGTGGCATCCATGACACTGCTCTGAGGACAGTGTGGCTGTGAACTGGGAAGTATCGTAGaatcaggttgctccaggcctcatctaacctggccttgaacagggagggggcatccacaacctccctgggcaacctgttccagtgcctctccaccctcactgtaaagaatttcttcctaatctccagtgtaaatctgccctcctcaagcttcaacccattcccccttgtcctatcactacaagccctcgtaaacagtctctctccagcttccgTGTAGatctccttcaggtactggtctagtggaaggtgttcctgctgatggcaaggaggttggaactagatgatcttttatggggttggaactagaacccaaaccattctatgaatttattaaTAATTAGACCTTGGAcagagctgtttgctttgtgttacctatatatatatacacatatgtgtgtgtaaaTTGTATTGACAGGACTGAAAGAGATGTCATCCCTGATGTCATTAATGTTGAGATTAAGACAGGTGGTCAACTCCAGAACTAACAATGAAAGCCTGAGGTGTGATCCTGGGCTAGTGAAGTGCTGTGAATGGGAGCTTTGTCACAGCAGTTTATTTAGAGATACTTTCGTTTAGGGCAgattttgagttt belongs to Indicator indicator isolate 239-I01 chromosome 11, UM_Iind_1.1, whole genome shotgun sequence and includes:
- the UMAD1 gene encoding UBAP1-MVB12-associated (UMA)-domain containing protein 1, with the translated sequence MFSFFRKSQESKKVTVPEREADGFVIVGDTIDDHNRESKDKISFPETRPMYNQPPQLNTGHRSQLTTSSTEVGNERSQNLESSSLMSDLLSDVPFALAPHVLAVQGSRNDVPDRLLTCDISENLSRFWYDFTLENSVLCDP